The proteins below are encoded in one region of Eubacteriales bacterium:
- the pepV gene encoding dipeptidase PepV, whose amino-acid sequence MDISPYKSDMVNSLKELIGIKSVKDIPQPKMPYGKEVFDALEFMSKLSSRLGFDFTNLDGRIGFIDYGSGDETLAVLTHLDVVPAGDGWTFDPFAGDITDGKMYGRGTIDNKGPAIASLYALKMIKDQKIPLNKKVRLVFGCDEESGWTDIDYLKSHEKDPDIAFSPDGDYPIINTEKGLLHVSLTAKCMSNSEDGIKIVSFDSGSRANIVPNSAQCMLAGDYDEIALSADKFFKQNNIEYTIEKNSKGAIIKVKGVASHGSRPKDGVNAASYLANMLLTLPLASGEFKDALKSFYGKIKLNHDGSGIELDIKDELSGALTFNVGKVSYDKYNLEIVVDIRYPVSYDAEFIMSKLKYHFGYIFEIAVKHKLDSHFVDEESDLVKDLKFVYEEVTGKKAYCISIGGATYARAFSNAVTFGPKFPGAPSLEHGPDEYIILEELYLNATMIAKAITKICE is encoded by the coding sequence ATGGATATCTCACCTTACAAATCCGACATGGTCAACAGTTTAAAAGAGCTAATTGGAATCAAAAGCGTAAAAGACATTCCTCAACCCAAAATGCCTTATGGGAAAGAAGTATTTGATGCGCTTGAATTTATGTCTAAGTTGTCAAGCCGCTTAGGGTTTGACTTTACTAATTTAGATGGGCGCATAGGTTTCATAGACTACGGTAGCGGAGATGAAACTTTGGCAGTCCTCACACATTTAGACGTAGTACCCGCCGGAGACGGCTGGACGTTTGATCCATTTGCCGGCGATATAACAGACGGCAAGATGTACGGGCGTGGCACCATAGACAATAAAGGCCCGGCTATTGCTTCCCTTTATGCGCTTAAAATGATAAAAGACCAAAAAATACCATTAAATAAAAAAGTCCGCCTGGTCTTTGGCTGCGACGAAGAATCCGGCTGGACGGATATAGACTATTTAAAATCTCATGAAAAAGATCCGGATATAGCATTTTCGCCAGATGGGGATTATCCTATAATAAACACTGAAAAGGGGCTGCTTCACGTATCTTTAACTGCAAAATGTATGTCAAACAGCGAGGATGGCATAAAAATCGTCTCCTTTGATTCAGGAAGCAGGGCAAACATAGTGCCAAACTCAGCGCAGTGCATGCTTGCCGGAGACTACGATGAAATAGCTTTAAGCGCAGATAAATTCTTTAAGCAAAATAATATAGAATATACTATTGAAAAGAATTCAAAAGGAGCCATAATAAAAGTAAAGGGCGTAGCCTCACACGGTTCCCGCCCAAAAGACGGTGTAAATGCTGCCTCTTATTTAGCTAATATGTTGCTTACTCTGCCTTTGGCATCCGGTGAGTTTAAAGATGCGCTTAAATCGTTTTACGGTAAAATAAAATTAAACCACGACGGAAGCGGAATAGAGCTAGATATAAAAGACGAACTTTCAGGTGCGCTCACTTTCAATGTCGGCAAAGTGTCGTATGATAAATATAACCTTGAGATCGTGGTCGATATACGGTACCCCGTTTCATACGATGCGGAATTTATAATGTCCAAACTAAAATACCACTTTGGCTACATATTTGAAATTGCAGTTAAACATAAGCTTGATTCACACTTCGTCGATGAAGAAAGCGACCTTGTAAAAGATTTAAAATTTGTCTATGAAGAGGTTACAGGCAAGAAGGCTTACTGTATCTCGATAGGCGGTGCCACATATGCACGTGCGTTTTCAAACGCAGTGACTTTCGGGCCTAAATTCCCCGGTGCTCCAAGCTTAGAACACGGCCCCGATGAATATATAATTTTAGAAGAACTTTACTTAAATGCAACGATGATAGCAAAAGCAATAACAAAGATCTGCGAATAA
- a CDS encoding DUF1015 domain-containing protein, protein MTIEQKLGIKVPEVLLPDNKVNMRKWAVIACDQYTSNLEYWREVSHIVGSAPSVLHMILPEAYLDASDRDDRIAHAKTVMKQYIEDEVLVQLPRGIILVERQTSVGKRKGLMFCVDLEEYDFKPKNKSLIRATENTVIERIPPRMDLRRSAVLESSHIILLMNDEEDSVIGPVYRKKESLYSLYKFELMQTGGQVSGWFIDNEEEINEILESILNLKKNDKMLFAVGDGNHSLATAKAIWDEAKEDLSEEEKKDHPLRYALVEIVNLYDPGISFEPIHRVVFNVEPSRLIVDLMEILKSKGYNTKVIYSRMKGESTDKMQVINFVTKESTGRIEILNPKFENEIETLQDILDDYMAKNDKVKLDYIHGEEAFDSLSRQYDCIGFIMPALNKDKLFDIVEKNGLLPQKSFSLGEPNEKRYYIECRLIVPATQKQTEEVAVEEKAIKENIKLEEKEAMAFEETAEIEAPKGEKAKAKKKKAKVQEAKVEEIQEEAIAEENKTDNEVKPIIEEIEIEEVLLKGRKEKTKKAAAKKPKKEKNIEIEFISE, encoded by the coding sequence ATGACCATAGAGCAAAAGCTGGGGATAAAGGTACCTGAGGTCTTGTTACCAGACAATAAGGTAAACATGAGAAAATGGGCAGTAATAGCCTGCGACCAATATACTTCTAATTTGGAATATTGGAGAGAAGTGTCGCATATTGTAGGAAGTGCTCCTTCCGTTTTACACATGATTTTACCAGAAGCATACTTGGACGCTAGTGACAGAGATGACAGGATCGCACATGCCAAAACAGTTATGAAGCAGTATATAGAAGACGAAGTTTTGGTTCAGCTACCAAGAGGCATAATATTAGTTGAGCGTCAGACATCTGTAGGCAAAAGAAAAGGGCTGATGTTTTGTGTTGATTTGGAGGAATATGATTTTAAACCGAAAAATAAAAGTTTGATACGTGCTACAGAAAATACCGTTATTGAAAGAATACCGCCGAGAATGGATTTAAGGCGCAGTGCGGTACTGGAAAGTTCGCATATAATTTTATTGATGAACGATGAAGAAGACAGTGTAATCGGCCCGGTTTACCGCAAAAAAGAATCCTTATATAGTTTGTACAAATTTGAATTGATGCAAACAGGCGGGCAGGTAAGCGGCTGGTTTATAGACAACGAAGAAGAGATAAATGAAATTTTAGAATCTATTCTTAATTTAAAGAAAAATGACAAAATGCTTTTTGCGGTTGGCGACGGGAACCATTCTTTGGCAACGGCTAAGGCTATTTGGGACGAGGCTAAAGAAGATTTAAGCGAAGAAGAAAAAAAAGACCATCCTCTTAGATACGCGCTTGTTGAGATAGTTAACTTATATGACCCGGGCATTAGTTTTGAGCCCATTCACAGGGTCGTATTTAATGTAGAACCATCCAGGCTTATCGTTGATTTAATGGAGATACTTAAATCAAAAGGATACAACACTAAAGTTATCTATTCCAGGATGAAGGGCGAATCGACAGATAAGATGCAGGTAATTAATTTTGTTACGAAGGAGTCTACCGGGCGAATAGAAATACTAAATCCGAAATTTGAAAATGAGATAGAAACACTGCAAGACATACTAGACGATTATATGGCTAAAAATGATAAGGTTAAGCTTGATTACATCCATGGAGAAGAAGCGTTTGATAGCCTGTCAAGGCAATATGATTGCATTGGATTTATAATGCCTGCGCTTAACAAGGATAAGTTATTTGACATAGTTGAAAAAAACGGCCTGCTGCCGCAAAAATCATTTTCCTTAGGAGAGCCTAATGAGAAGCGTTACTATATAGAATGTAGGCTTATAGTTCCAGCTACTCAAAAGCAGACAGAAGAAGTCGCTGTTGAGGAAAAAGCTATTAAAGAAAATATCAAACTAGAAGAAAAAGAAGCTATGGCATTTGAGGAAACTGCGGAAATCGAAGCTCCCAAAGGGGAAAAAGCAAAAGCCAAAAAGAAAAAGGCAAAAGTACAAGAGGCAAAGGTAGAAGAGATACAAGAAGAGGCAATAGCAGAGGAAAATAAAACTGATAACGAAGTAAAACCTATTATAGAAGAGATAGAAATCGAGGAAGTTTTATTAAAGGGAAGAAAAGAAAAGACGAAGAAGGCAGCAGCAAAAAAGCCTAAGAAAGAAAAAAATATAGAGATAGAGTTTATATCCGAATAA
- a CDS encoding aspartate kinase: MAAVVAKFGGTSLADAKQFKKVKDIIMSDPDRKYVVPSAPGKRFSDDTKVTDLLYSLYAKRNDGKTEFEDVYKKIFTRFCELRDDLDLSIKIEDHIEKIKNDILDGESEDYAASRGEYLSGVILAEYLGYEFVDPKDYIFFDENGVFQEEETKTVFRGKLKNVKNAVIPGFYGSTPSGSIKTFSRGGSDITGAIVARTVRARLYENWTDVSGFMMADPRIVKDPKIIKTITYRELRELAYMGATVIHEDCIFPVFTAGISINVKNTNAPEEEGTMIIPDMSKSKEADIITGIAGKKNFTVIAIEKNKMNYELGFGRRILRVIEKNEINFEHMPTGIDTLSLVVETDKINGKKQKIIDDIFKECEPDSIEIFDNLALIATVGRGMIRNVGIAAKLFAALSDANINVRMIDQGSSELNIIVGVENDDFAKAVNAIYKAFV, from the coding sequence ATGGCAGCAGTTGTTGCAAAGTTTGGCGGAACGTCTCTTGCAGATGCAAAACAATTTAAAAAAGTTAAAGATATAATTATGTCTGATCCGGACAGAAAATATGTAGTTCCGTCTGCACCGGGCAAGAGATTCAGTGACGATACAAAAGTTACTGATTTGCTTTATTCGCTTTACGCTAAAAGAAATGACGGAAAAACAGAATTCGAAGATGTATACAAAAAGATTTTTACACGTTTTTGTGAACTTAGGGACGATTTAGATTTAAGTATTAAAATTGAGGATCATATTGAAAAGATAAAAAATGATATACTTGATGGCGAATCGGAGGATTATGCTGCTTCCAGAGGCGAGTACTTAAGCGGGGTAATCTTAGCTGAATATTTAGGCTACGAATTTGTAGACCCTAAAGATTATATCTTTTTTGACGAGAACGGAGTTTTTCAAGAAGAAGAGACGAAAACGGTATTCCGTGGGAAATTAAAGAATGTTAAAAATGCCGTTATACCTGGATTTTACGGTTCAACTCCAAGTGGCAGTATTAAGACTTTTTCGCGTGGAGGATCAGATATAACGGGAGCTATCGTTGCAAGGACCGTAAGGGCCAGGCTTTATGAGAACTGGACAGACGTATCTGGTTTTATGATGGCAGACCCGCGTATAGTTAAAGATCCTAAAATAATTAAAACTATTACATACCGCGAACTTCGCGAGCTTGCATATATGGGAGCCACAGTTATACACGAAGACTGTATCTTTCCTGTGTTTACTGCGGGGATATCTATTAACGTAAAGAACACCAATGCGCCGGAAGAAGAAGGCACAATGATAATACCCGATATGTCTAAAAGTAAGGAAGCAGATATAATAACCGGTATTGCAGGAAAGAAGAACTTTACTGTAATAGCTATAGAAAAAAACAAAATGAATTACGAGCTTGGATTTGGCAGAAGGATTTTAAGGGTTATAGAAAAAAACGAGATAAACTTCGAACATATGCCAACGGGAATAGATACGCTTTCTTTAGTAGTTGAAACGGATAAGATAAACGGGAAGAAACAAAAGATAATAGATGACATCTTTAAAGAATGCGAACCGGATTCCATAGAGATATTTGACAACTTAGCTTTGATAGCTACTGTAGGCCGCGGAATGATAAGAAATGTCGGTATTGCGGCAAAGCTGTTTGCAGCGCTTAGTGATGCTAATATAAACGTAAGGATGATAGACCAGGGTTCAAGCGAGCTAAACATTATAGTCGGAGTGGAGAATGACGATTTTGCAAAGGCGGTAAACGCTATTTACAAAGCATTCGTTTAG
- a CDS encoding AEC family transporter, translated as MIFKSVTAVISVFFMIGIGVLAAKLKWVNKEVANFIPKIIINVSLPCQLIVTFSTEFTKEQLSTAWVYVAAGIAASLAGILIAYIVALLIKIPKSRRGVFCVLFALSNSVFIGFPVASAIFGNPGMQYASFFYIANTTCFWTFGYAMITNDAEVIHGETQSLRPLDRVKKILSIPILTLIASFILILLNVSIPELITNTAGYLGGLTTPLSTLFLGYTLYNMGKKMFKYDKGMISYIIGRFPVSFMLMYLSCLVFGIEGLARNVLLTQMSLPAMIQTVVTSEYVGADSDYAARGLAITTLLSLFTIPLFSFLGS; from the coding sequence ATGATTTTTAAGTCGGTTACAGCTGTTATATCGGTCTTTTTTATGATCGGTATCGGCGTACTAGCTGCAAAACTTAAGTGGGTCAATAAAGAAGTAGCTAATTTTATCCCGAAAATAATAATAAACGTATCTCTGCCCTGCCAGTTGATAGTTACGTTTTCAACGGAATTTACAAAGGAACAATTATCTACTGCATGGGTTTACGTAGCAGCGGGGATTGCAGCTTCTCTAGCCGGCATCTTAATAGCTTATATAGTAGCATTATTAATAAAAATACCTAAAAGCAGGCGCGGGGTCTTTTGCGTACTGTTTGCGCTTTCAAATTCTGTATTTATCGGGTTCCCGGTAGCGTCTGCTATTTTTGGAAATCCGGGAATGCAGTATGCCTCTTTCTTTTATATAGCGAATACGACGTGTTTTTGGACATTCGGTTATGCTATGATAACGAACGACGCAGAAGTAATACACGGGGAAACGCAAAGCCTTAGGCCTTTAGACAGGGTCAAGAAAATTTTATCCATACCTATTTTAACGTTAATAGCAAGTTTTATACTGATACTGTTAAACGTTTCAATACCTGAATTGATAACAAATACGGCGGGATATTTAGGCGGACTTACAACGCCATTGTCCACGCTGTTTTTAGGATATACCCTATATAACATGGGCAAAAAGATGTTTAAGTATGACAAAGGCATGATATCATATATTATAGGGCGGTTTCCCGTATCTTTTATGCTTATGTATTTAAGTTGTTTGGTATTTGGGATAGAGGGGCTTGCCAGGAATGTGCTTTTGACGCAGATGTCCCTTCCTGCTATGATACAAACCGTAGTTACCAGCGAATATGTAGGCGCGGACAGCGATTATGCGGCACGAGGCCTTGCAATAACCACGTTGCTTTCGCTTTTTACGATACCGCTGTTTAGCTTTTTAGGTTCTTGA
- a CDS encoding phosphoribosylformylglycinamidine synthase, with the protein MSGVKRIYVEKREGFDIEADAFFADLKENLGISGLKKVRILNRYDIEGLEEEDFERTLNTVFSEPAVDAVYKETFETKIGDIYFGVEYLPGQYDQRADSAAQCVQLLTLKERPIVKTAKIFVLSGKVRDEELEKIKKYAINPVDSMLSSFEKPNTLSMELEVPTGVETIDEFISFSEDELEKFRLDMGFAMSHADILFVQDYFKSEKRAPTITELRVIDTYWSDHCRHTTFLTRIKDVEFEDSKMAARVKKAYEEYLESRKFVYGDRKKDINLMDLATIYTKEAKKKGLLSGLDESDEINACTIKEKVSVDNRQEDYLILFKNETHNHPTEIEPFGGAATCLGGAIRDPLSGRAYVYQAMRVTGAGDPLQSVADTLEAKLPQKKITQGAALGYSSYGNQIGLATGLVDEIYHPGYIAKRMEIGAVIAAAPAKNVIRKQPRPGDIILLLGGRTGRDGCGGATGSSKAHNKKSIVTCGAEVQKGNPLIERKLQRLFRDEEFSRLVLRCNDFGAGGVCVAIGELAPGLEVNLNAVPKKYEGLSGTELAISESQERMAVVISPENVDKALDKAKEENLEATVVAEVTDDKRMKLFFNGKAIVDISREFLDSNGATQVSEAYVGNLKEDVFAEKETGNLGSILKSLLNDLNICSKKGLSERFDSTIGASSVLMPFGGKHQATPTQSMAAKVPVEEGDSKTATIMAYGFDPYLCEANEFLGAVYSIVLSVAKSVASGGNIDKMWLTLQEYFQTMGTDPKHWGKPLTALLGAYTAQKGLKVAAIGGKDSMSGSFINMHVPSTLVSFSVCAQDADTIISNEFKKPGSNIYLLSIERDGFGLPEFEDVRKKYAILSEYIKDKKILSAYAVERGGILAAVSKMAFGNKIGVSIDNGIAKEKLLSKSYGDIIIESDEELPEFEKIGNTVKEFTLSAINEKADLNEAYIAFSTKLDPIFPHKAAFKEEKNIKIPLYKKRSKTTRQAAFARPRVIIPVFPGTNCEYDTAAAFKRVGADAHVLVIKNLTPQDIEESIIKLKDEISKSQIVMIPGGFSGGDEPDGSGKFITAVFRNPSISDAINDLMEVRDGLMLGICNGFQALIKLGLVPYGKIVNMREDSPTLTYNTIGRHVSSIINTKVVSVKSPWLLNAQIGEIHSVAVSHGEGRFVATEKEIAKLIKNGQVATQYVDLNGNPTMESPYNPNGSFYAIEGITSPDGRILGKMAHSERSTENTYKNIFGNQNQKIFESGVKYFK; encoded by the coding sequence ATGTCAGGGGTAAAGAGAATATACGTTGAAAAAAGAGAAGGATTTGACATTGAGGCGGATGCGTTTTTTGCCGACTTAAAGGAGAACTTAGGTATTTCAGGGCTTAAAAAAGTCCGCATTTTAAACCGGTATGACATTGAAGGCCTTGAAGAGGAAGATTTTGAGCGCACCCTTAATACAGTATTTTCAGAACCAGCGGTAGATGCCGTTTACAAAGAGACTTTTGAGACAAAGATAGGGGATATATATTTCGGTGTCGAGTATCTGCCGGGGCAGTACGACCAGCGTGCGGACAGCGCTGCACAGTGCGTACAGCTGTTGACGCTAAAGGAGCGCCCGATAGTCAAGACTGCTAAAATATTCGTTTTATCCGGAAAAGTACGCGACGAAGAACTTGAAAAAATAAAGAAGTATGCGATTAACCCCGTCGATTCTATGCTGTCCTCATTTGAAAAGCCAAATACTTTAAGTATGGAACTTGAGGTGCCGACGGGCGTTGAAACTATAGACGAATTTATAAGCTTTAGCGAAGACGAGCTTGAAAAATTCAGGCTTGATATGGGCTTTGCAATGAGCCATGCGGATATATTGTTTGTTCAGGATTATTTTAAAAGCGAAAAAAGAGCGCCTACTATTACAGAATTAAGGGTAATAGATACCTATTGGTCCGACCACTGCCGCCACACTACATTTTTAACGCGTATTAAAGATGTTGAGTTTGAAGACAGCAAAATGGCAGCCAGGGTTAAAAAGGCATATGAAGAGTATCTTGAGTCCCGTAAATTTGTTTACGGAGACAGAAAAAAAGATATAAATTTGATGGACTTAGCTACAATATATACTAAAGAGGCAAAAAAGAAAGGGCTTTTATCCGGATTAGATGAATCCGATGAGATAAACGCCTGCACGATAAAGGAAAAAGTATCAGTTGATAATAGGCAAGAAGATTATCTGATACTGTTTAAAAACGAGACACACAACCATCCAACGGAAATAGAGCCGTTCGGCGGAGCAGCGACCTGCCTTGGCGGAGCGATAAGGGACCCTCTTTCCGGCCGTGCATATGTCTACCAGGCTATGCGTGTCACCGGCGCAGGAGACCCGCTTCAAAGTGTAGCAGATACGCTTGAGGCAAAGCTACCCCAGAAGAAGATAACGCAGGGTGCGGCCCTCGGGTATTCTTCTTATGGAAACCAGATAGGCCTGGCTACCGGCTTGGTAGATGAGATATACCACCCAGGCTATATAGCCAAAAGGATGGAAATAGGTGCGGTAATTGCTGCCGCCCCTGCTAAAAACGTAATAAGGAAGCAGCCAAGACCCGGGGACATAATATTGCTTTTAGGCGGAAGGACAGGTAGAGACGGCTGCGGAGGCGCAACTGGGTCCAGTAAGGCGCACAACAAAAAATCCATAGTGACATGCGGTGCCGAAGTTCAAAAGGGCAATCCGCTTATAGAAAGAAAGCTGCAGCGGTTATTCAGGGACGAGGAGTTTTCCCGCCTGGTGCTTCGCTGTAACGACTTTGGCGCAGGCGGAGTATGTGTAGCTATCGGTGAACTGGCACCGGGGCTGGAAGTTAATTTAAATGCCGTGCCTAAAAAATATGAAGGGCTTTCGGGGACAGAGCTTGCGATATCCGAATCACAGGAGAGAATGGCAGTTGTTATAAGCCCCGAAAATGTAGATAAGGCATTAGACAAGGCAAAAGAAGAAAATTTAGAGGCAACAGTCGTTGCTGAAGTTACAGATGATAAGAGAATGAAGCTTTTCTTTAACGGAAAGGCAATAGTTGATATATCAAGGGAATTTTTAGATTCAAACGGAGCGACACAGGTATCTGAGGCTTACGTAGGCAATTTAAAAGAAGATGTATTTGCCGAAAAAGAAACCGGTAATTTAGGGAGTATATTAAAAAGCCTTTTAAACGACCTAAACATATGTTCTAAAAAAGGCCTTTCAGAAAGGTTTGACTCGACAATAGGGGCGTCTTCAGTTTTAATGCCGTTTGGCGGAAAGCACCAGGCCACGCCTACCCAAAGTATGGCAGCTAAAGTTCCGGTTGAAGAGGGAGACAGCAAGACAGCGACCATAATGGCCTATGGGTTTGACCCGTATCTTTGCGAGGCAAATGAATTTTTAGGTGCAGTATACTCTATTGTGCTTTCTGTTGCTAAATCTGTCGCTTCGGGCGGCAATATAGACAAGATGTGGCTTACACTTCAGGAGTATTTCCAGACGATGGGAACAGACCCGAAACATTGGGGCAAGCCCCTAACAGCGCTTTTAGGTGCATATACGGCACAAAAGGGGCTAAAGGTGGCGGCTATAGGCGGGAAAGATTCTATGTCCGGCAGTTTTATTAATATGCATGTTCCTTCTACATTGGTATCTTTTTCAGTCTGTGCACAAGATGCAGACACTATCATATCAAATGAGTTTAAAAAGCCAGGCAGCAATATTTACCTTCTAAGCATTGAAAGGGACGGATTCGGCCTTCCTGAATTTGAAGATGTAAGAAAAAAATATGCGATATTAAGTGAGTATATAAAAGATAAAAAAATCCTATCTGCGTATGCTGTTGAAAGAGGCGGGATATTGGCCGCCGTATCTAAGATGGCGTTTGGTAATAAAATTGGCGTTTCAATAGATAATGGTATTGCAAAAGAGAAGCTTTTAAGCAAGAGCTATGGGGATATAATCATAGAATCAGATGAGGAACTGCCCGAGTTTGAAAAGATAGGGAATACGGTTAAAGAGTTCACCTTATCTGCGATAAACGAGAAAGCTGATTTAAATGAAGCTTACATTGCATTTTCAACAAAGTTAGATCCTATTTTCCCGCATAAAGCAGCTTTTAAAGAAGAAAAAAATATCAAGATACCGCTTTATAAAAAGAGGAGTAAGACAACAAGGCAGGCTGCTTTTGCCCGCCCCAGGGTTATAATCCCGGTATTTCCGGGCACCAACTGCGAGTACGACACTGCAGCAGCATTTAAGCGCGTCGGAGCAGACGCACATGTGCTGGTAATAAAGAATTTGACTCCGCAGGATATCGAAGAGAGCATTATTAAACTAAAGGATGAAATAAGCAAGTCACAGATAGTGATGATACCAGGAGGGTTCTCCGGCGGTGATGAGCCGGACGGCTCAGGCAAGTTTATTACTGCTGTCTTTAGAAATCCCAGTATATCCGATGCGATAAACGACCTTATGGAAGTTAGAGACGGGCTTATGCTTGGGATATGCAATGGCTTCCAGGCGCTTATCAAGTTAGGCCTTGTTCCTTACGGCAAGATAGTTAATATGCGGGAAGACAGCCCGACTTTAACATATAATACGATAGGCAGGCACGTTTCTTCTATAATCAATACAAAAGTCGTTTCAGTTAAGTCTCCCTGGCTTTTAAATGCCCAAATAGGAGAAATACATAGTGTGGCGGTATCCCACGGCGAAGGAAGGTTCGTGGCTACAGAAAAAGAGATAGCTAAATTGATAAAAAACGGCCAGGTTGCCACACAGTATGTAGACCTTAACGGGAACCCAACTATGGAGTCTCCCTATAATCCAAACGGGTCTTTTTATGCAATAGAAGGAATAACAAGCCCAGACGGCAGGATTTTAGGGAAGATGGCGCACAGCGAGAGAAGCACTGAAAATACTTATAAAAATATCTTTGGGAATCAAAATCAAAAGATTTTTGAATCCGGGGTTAAATATTTTAAATAA
- a CDS encoding FmdE family protein, with protein sequence MDKELWERSVKFHGHECPGLAIGVRACEAAMEKIGVKFAPDEEVVCVTENDACGVDAVQVITGCTMGKGNLIYHDTGKMAFSFFDRTNGNSIRVVLKPNTSGMDRKQRQEFILNAPVNQVFDFTETKFDPPKKARLFNNVICYNCGESMPEHKARIQNGKIVCLDCFEEYSRGWK encoded by the coding sequence ATGGACAAAGAACTGTGGGAAAGGTCGGTTAAGTTTCATGGCCATGAGTGCCCTGGCCTGGCAATAGGCGTGCGGGCATGCGAGGCAGCGATGGAAAAGATAGGAGTAAAATTTGCACCGGATGAAGAGGTAGTGTGTGTTACGGAAAACGATGCTTGCGGTGTAGATGCGGTACAGGTCATCACAGGATGCACTATGGGAAAAGGCAACCTTATTTACCATGACACAGGGAAAATGGCTTTCAGCTTTTTTGACCGCACAAACGGGAACAGCATAAGGGTTGTCTTAAAACCAAACACAAGCGGAATGGACAGAAAGCAGCGCCAGGAATTTATTTTAAACGCACCTGTCAACCAAGTTTTTGATTTTACCGAGACAAAGTTTGATCCGCCGAAAAAAGCCCGTCTATTTAATAATGTAATTTGTTATAACTGCGGAGAAAGTATGCCAGAGCATAAGGCGAGGATACAAAACGGCAAGATAGTTTGCCTTGATTGTTTTGAAGAATATTCAAGAGGATGGAAATAA
- a CDS encoding DUF1622 domain-containing protein: protein MDLNAILYVIVDYAILLFEYIGVGVLIKSGIVALINLFRRKPGTRLGLAKGMAMALEFKLGSEILRTVVLRNWDDLLIAAGIIVLRAALTFLIHWEITKEEANCVSKESEI from the coding sequence GTGGATTTAAATGCTATTTTGTATGTAATCGTAGATTATGCGATATTGTTGTTTGAATATATCGGCGTGGGTGTTTTGATAAAATCCGGCATCGTAGCCTTGATAAACCTTTTCAGGCGTAAACCAGGCACACGCCTTGGCCTGGCCAAAGGAATGGCGATGGCGCTTGAGTTTAAACTTGGAAGCGAAATTTTAAGGACCGTGGTTTTGCGTAACTGGGATGATTTATTAATAGCAGCAGGAATAATCGTTTTAAGAGCCGCGCTTACATTTTTGATCCATTGGGAAATTACAAAGGAAGAAGCAAATTGCGTTTCAAAAGAAAGCGAGATTTAA